The Neovison vison isolate M4711 chromosome 13, ASM_NN_V1, whole genome shotgun sequence genome includes a region encoding these proteins:
- the LOC122894643 gene encoding olfactory receptor 10G2-like gives MGETKNTSLGFILLGLPHPPSLRTLLFLVFFIIYVLTQLGNLLILLTVWADPKLHARPMYILLAVLSFLDMWLSSVIVPRLILDFTPASKAIPFGGCVAQLYFFHFLGSTQCFLYTLMAYDRYLAICQPLRYPVLMNGRLCTILVAGAWVAGSIHGVIQATLTFHLPYCGPNQVDYFICDIPAVLRLACADTTINELVTFVDIGVVAASCFMLILLSYANIVHAILKIRTADGRRRAFSTCGSHLTVVTVYYVPCIFIYLRAGSKSPLDGAVAVFYTVVTPFLNPLIYTLRNQEVKSALKRITAGQGAASENNIRNQTNRQGPSLTKRRQRRPRQGRSQQGRSQQGGTRPLAHEATRGGPRLGAGRLLAVALLLKTYSNYPNGYPKGYPNTYPNSYYNSSYYSPFPRLTD, from the exons ATGGGAGAGACCAAAAATACGTCCCTGGGCTTCATTCTCCTGGGCTTACCTCATCCCCCGAGTCTGAGGACCCTCCTCTTCCTGGTCTTCTTCATCATTTACGTCTTGACTCAGCTGGGGAACCTCCTCATTCTGCTCACCGTGTGGGCTGACCCAAAGCTCCATGCTCGTCCCATGTACATTCTTCTAGCCGTGCTCTCATTCCTGGACATGTGGCTCTCCTCAGTCATCGTCCCTCGGCTAATATTGGATTTTACTCCCGCCAGCAAGGCAATCCCCTTTGGGGGCTGTGTGGCTCAACTGTATTTCTTTCACTTCCTGGGAAGCACCCAGTGCTTCCTCTACACCTTGATGGCTTACGATAGGTACCTGGCAATATGCCAGCCCCTGCGCTACCCCGTGCTCATGAATGGGAGGTTATGCACCATCCTCGTGGCTGGAGCTTGGGTGGCTGGCTCCATCCATGGGGTTATCCAGGCCACATTGACCTTCCACCTGCCCTACTGTGGGCCCAACCAGGTGGATTACTTCATCTGTGACATCCCTGCGGTTTTGAGACTGGCCTGTGCTGACACAACCATCAATGAGCTCGTGACCTTTGTGGACATTGGAGTGGTGGCAGCCAGTTGCTTCATGTTAATTCTGCTCTCCTATGCCAACATAGTCCACGCCATCCTGAAGATTCGCACTGCTGATGGGCGGCGCCGAGCCTTCTCCACCTGTGGCTCCCACCTAACCGTGGTCACTGTCTACTATGTTCCCTGTATCTTCATCTATCTCAGGGCTGGCTCCAAGAGTCCCCTGGATGGAGCAGTGGCCGTGTTTTACACTGTTGTCACTCCGTTTCTGAACCCCCTCATCTATACCCTGAGGAACCAGGAAGTGAAGTCTGCTCTGAAGAGAATAACAGCAGGTCAAGGGGCCGCCAGTGAAAATAA catcagAAACCAAACCAACCGGCAGGGGCCATCTCTTACTAAGAGGCGACAACGGCGACCccgacaaggccgctcccaacaAGGCCGCTCCCAACAAGGCGGGACAAGGCCACTCGCCCACGAGGCCACTCGCGGCGGTCCCCGGCTCGGGGCAGGAAGGCTGCTCGCGGTGGCGCTGCTCCTGAAGACTTACTCCAACTACCCCAATGGCTATCCCAAGGGCTACCCtaacacctatcccaacagctaCTACAACTCCTCCTActactcccccttccccagactcacagactaa